From Pseudanabaena sp. PCC 6802, one genomic window encodes:
- a CDS encoding XisH family protein — MAKDLFHDAVRRGLEKEQWIVTDDPLELEWEEVAVKIDLGAERLIAAERDREKIAVEIKSFIGTSAINDFHTALGQFLNYRIMLEVKEPERLLYLAVPLETYRTFFQSRFAQVAIERYQLHLLVYEPMTEEIVQWIN; from the coding sequence ATGGCAAAAGATCTATTTCATGATGCAGTTAGACGAGGCTTAGAAAAAGAGCAGTGGATCGTTACAGACGATCCATTAGAACTGGAATGGGAGGAAGTCGCCGTCAAAATCGATCTAGGGGCTGAACGATTGATTGCTGCTGAACGAGATCGGGAAAAAATTGCTGTTGAAATCAAGAGCTTTATTGGTACATCTGCCATTAATGATTTTCACACCGCTTTAGGGCAGTTCTTGAACTACCGAATTATGCTGGAAGTCAAAGAACCAGAGCGCCTGCTCTATCTAGCTGTACCCTTGGAAACCTATCGAACTTTCTTTCAGAGTCGCTTTGCTCAGGTGGCGATCGAGCGATATCAACTTCACCTGCTTGTTTATGAACCAATGACTGAGGAGATTGTCCAATGGATAAATTAG
- a CDS encoding XisI protein, which produces MDKLEHYRTCIQTLLEKRSQSKSRNEDIENELFCDTVRDRYQLMRVGWKGLERVYYTVLHFDIKDGKIWLQHNATDTDVGQELIEMGVAKEDIVLGLHPPYKRPYTGYGVA; this is translated from the coding sequence ATGGATAAATTAGAACACTATCGAACCTGTATTCAAACATTGTTAGAAAAGCGTAGTCAATCTAAATCTCGCAACGAGGATATAGAAAACGAATTATTTTGTGACACAGTTCGGGATCGCTACCAACTGATGCGAGTAGGCTGGAAAGGCTTGGAACGAGTTTATTACACTGTTTTACACTTTGATATCAAAGATGGAAAAATTTGGCTCCAGCACAACGCGACGGACACTGATGTAGGTCAAGAATTGATAGAAATGGGAGTTGCCAAAGAAGACATTGTTCTTGGGCTACATCCACCCTACAAACGCCCTTATACCGGTTATGGGGTTGCTTGA
- a CDS encoding P-loop NTPase fold protein, whose translation MAEPPKPIAQLKFTPTVDEALKQLADDTAVSASKLAQTILNLYDHKRYYAGGMFVSLTLQETDLKKPAQKWLEEVQTLFDPEALVANGYQPELHGRLAIVGLAILDTKLYEQLEQHQAFTALVKELRPPLKSLTDILSDRGRKLYDEVVKPTPREVADTVPNWSDDPLKKLDEDQLGREAYARFLAERIKAIPSGSGAYTIHLYGPWGAGKSTLLNFLQAELTAEGAETYPPTKIPQKQDSSKEVSTKQQRWLIVEFNAWRNQHIDPPWWSLIDTVFRHTKGELSWLNRMWEYEWRLFSGRVSYLFSLAVLMWVLVLGGGWVLQYAIGKEDRPGRESLAQVASTAENVGKIVALVVTIWSGIEATKRSLLLGSAEAAATYKQRVNDPMNEIEQRFNKLIERLAPRRVAVFIDDLDRCQSSYVVELLEGIQTLFREAPIVYVVAADRHWLNACYVQEYDKLEPFIHEPGKSLGTLFLEKAFRFSTPIPGIPDEIRKQYWSYLLQLKTEEKDLNKARQKAKEEVSKISGEGDLQHLATRKDESKSFVEQQAIREEVAMRLAAPEVMERLEHTLKPYSSLLDPNPRAMKLLVNAYSANWAISLLSRIDVERHQLILWTILSERWPDLASFLEEHPKMVNRFRPGNSLDVDKDFEALLSDRERETLKVLFSDKDVIDVVNAKGIDDIPLGPALHEEAIKLCSLMHA comes from the coding sequence ATGGCAGAACCTCCTAAACCTATCGCTCAACTGAAGTTTACGCCAACGGTCGATGAGGCACTAAAACAGCTCGCTGATGATACGGCAGTCAGCGCTAGTAAACTTGCCCAGACTATCCTGAATCTTTACGATCATAAAAGGTACTATGCCGGTGGGATGTTTGTTTCGTTGACTCTGCAAGAGACAGATCTGAAAAAGCCCGCTCAAAAGTGGTTAGAAGAAGTTCAAACCCTTTTCGATCCCGAAGCATTAGTGGCTAACGGGTATCAGCCTGAGCTACACGGTCGACTAGCGATCGTCGGACTAGCCATACTCGATACCAAACTGTACGAGCAGCTAGAGCAGCATCAAGCCTTTACAGCGCTGGTCAAAGAGCTACGACCTCCCTTAAAAAGCCTCACTGATATCCTCAGCGATCGGGGACGAAAACTTTACGACGAGGTAGTAAAGCCAACACCGCGCGAAGTTGCTGATACCGTGCCTAACTGGTCTGACGATCCGCTGAAAAAACTAGATGAAGACCAGCTTGGGCGTGAAGCATACGCCCGCTTCCTCGCAGAGCGTATTAAGGCCATTCCATCTGGATCGGGTGCGTACACCATCCATCTCTATGGTCCCTGGGGAGCTGGAAAGAGCACTTTGCTCAATTTCTTGCAAGCTGAGTTGACGGCTGAGGGGGCCGAGACTTACCCCCCGACAAAGATTCCACAAAAGCAGGACAGCAGTAAAGAGGTATCTACAAAGCAGCAAAGGTGGCTAATTGTTGAATTTAACGCCTGGCGCAACCAGCATATCGATCCGCCTTGGTGGTCGCTTATCGATACCGTGTTTCGGCACACCAAGGGAGAGCTGTCCTGGCTAAACCGTATGTGGGAATACGAGTGGCGTCTATTTTCCGGGCGAGTATCTTACCTCTTTTCGCTAGCTGTGTTGATGTGGGTATTGGTTCTGGGAGGGGGCTGGGTGCTACAGTACGCGATCGGCAAGGAAGATCGGCCAGGTAGAGAGAGCCTTGCTCAGGTCGCAAGCACAGCAGAGAATGTGGGCAAGATCGTAGCCCTCGTAGTAACCATTTGGAGCGGCATCGAAGCAACTAAACGCTCGCTCTTGTTGGGGTCTGCTGAAGCGGCTGCAACCTATAAACAGCGAGTTAATGACCCGATGAACGAGATCGAGCAGCGGTTCAACAAACTCATTGAACGTCTTGCCCCTAGACGGGTGGCTGTTTTCATCGACGATCTAGATCGTTGTCAAAGCAGCTATGTTGTCGAGTTGCTGGAAGGAATCCAGACGCTGTTTCGCGAAGCTCCGATCGTTTACGTGGTTGCCGCTGACCGCCATTGGCTAAACGCTTGCTACGTGCAGGAGTATGACAAGCTCGAACCATTTATTCACGAACCGGGTAAATCTCTCGGAACGCTCTTCCTGGAGAAGGCCTTTCGTTTCTCTACCCCTATACCGGGCATTCCTGATGAAATCAGAAAACAGTATTGGTCGTATCTGTTGCAGCTAAAAACTGAGGAAAAAGATCTCAATAAGGCACGTCAAAAGGCGAAAGAGGAAGTTTCGAAAATTAGCGGAGAGGGTGACTTACAGCATCTTGCTACCCGTAAAGATGAATCTAAGTCATTTGTGGAGCAACAGGCGATCCGGGAAGAAGTGGCTATGCGATTGGCTGCACCGGAGGTCATGGAGCGGCTCGAACATACACTCAAGCCGTATTCTTCGCTTCTCGATCCCAATCCGCGTGCTATGAAACTGTTGGTGAATGCGTACAGCGCTAATTGGGCGATTTCCCTGTTGTCCAGAATCGATGTAGAGCGACATCAGTTGATCCTGTGGACAATCCTCTCGGAACGCTGGCCTGACTTAGCGAGCTTTCTTGAGGAACATCCAAAGATGGTGAATAGATTTAGACCAGGTAATTCACTCGACGTTGATAAAGATTTTGAGGCATTGCTCTCTGATAGAGAAAGAGAAACTTTGAAGGTTTTATTCTCCGACAAAGACGTTATCGATGTTGTTAATGCTAAAGGCATTGACGATATTCCGCTCGGACCTGCTCTACATGAAGAAGCAATTAAGTTGTGTTCGCTTATGCACGCATAG
- a CDS encoding AbrB/MazE/SpoVT family DNA-binding domain-containing protein, translated as MKITKIDTNGQLTIPPDIREQLQLLPGTEIQMEVIGDTLQIHKPRSLNRGTQLIATIRGKATSRLTTENIMQLTRESP; from the coding sequence ATGAAAATCACCAAAATTGACACTAACGGACAATTGACTATCCCCCCTGACATCCGAGAGCAACTTCAACTTCTACCTGGCACAGAAATCCAGATGGAAGTGATAGGGGATACCCTACAAATTCATAAACCCAGATCCCTCAACCGAGGAACACAACTGATTGCTACCATCCGTGGCAAAGCAACTAGCCGCCTGACTACTGAGAACATCATGCAACTGACCCGTGAAAGCCCATGA
- a CDS encoding type II toxin-antitoxin system VapC family toxin yields MTEILVDSNVILDVLTEDPQWFEWSAQMLAEYADQGDLVINPIIYAEISIGFNQLEEVEAALPQDFFRRDPLPYAAAFLAGQSFLNYRRRGGERRSPLPDFYIGAHAAVAEIPLLTRDVNRYQTYFPSVRLIMP; encoded by the coding sequence ATGACCGAGATTCTGGTAGATAGCAACGTCATCCTTGATGTCCTGACCGAAGACCCGCAATGGTTTGAGTGGTCGGCTCAAATGCTTGCAGAGTACGCAGATCAAGGAGATTTAGTCATTAACCCGATTATTTACGCAGAAATCTCAATCGGTTTCAATCAACTCGAAGAGGTAGAAGCAGCCCTGCCGCAGGATTTCTTTCGCCGAGATCCTTTACCCTATGCAGCCGCTTTTCTAGCGGGACAGAGTTTTCTAAACTATCGCCGTCGAGGTGGAGAGAGGCGATCGCCATTACCGGATTTCTATATTGGCGCTCACGCTGCCGTTGCTGAAATCCCCCTATTAACTCGTGATGTCAACCGTTACCAAACTTACTTTCCCTCAGTCCGACTGATTATGCCCTAG
- a CDS encoding amidohydrolase family protein, with protein sequence MIIHNCHTHIFTFEAVPEYFVPFGLVRFFAKYKFFRPIARLLNRLNPFSTDDLFDRYAAFISTGALDTQEKIFNQIQKFYPGGSRFVVLSMDMTRMDAGESEQSFEQQLTELAQLKQNQKYSELILPFICLDPRRDGVVELGLDYLEKQNFAGIKLYAPLGYYPYDSRLNPVYRYAEDKRIPIITHTSPAGVYYRGGDKKLKSYLQDFKFDGIDVEEIVEELKRNKRRNGNDRQKICSFFAHPVQYLYLLKQYPRLKIDFAHFGGNEDWDDYIENPLSHDDRKKYDEIVREIRDLLNNDSRTEQEQEELKQKIKQAFGLNWLYLILQMLKAYDNVYADISYTLNDEKYFSFLKVLLQDPQLRPKILFGSDYYMVQMATSEKKFSLDLRGYLGEVDYQQIAEINPKAFFGES encoded by the coding sequence ATGATTATTCACAATTGCCATACCCATATCTTTACGTTTGAAGCCGTTCCAGAATATTTCGTGCCTTTTGGTTTGGTTCGATTCTTTGCTAAATATAAATTTTTCAGACCTATTGCCCGATTGCTCAACCGCTTGAACCCATTTAGTACGGACGACCTATTCGATCGCTATGCAGCATTTATCAGTACGGGGGCTTTGGATACGCAAGAAAAGATCTTCAATCAGATACAAAAGTTCTATCCAGGAGGTAGTCGATTTGTCGTGCTGAGTATGGATATGACCCGTATGGATGCGGGAGAGAGCGAGCAATCCTTTGAACAACAACTAACGGAATTGGCTCAGTTAAAGCAAAATCAGAAGTATAGCGAATTAATTCTGCCGTTTATCTGTCTCGATCCGAGGCGAGATGGGGTTGTGGAGTTGGGTCTTGATTATTTGGAGAAGCAGAATTTTGCAGGGATTAAGCTCTATGCGCCATTGGGATATTACCCCTATGACTCTAGATTGAATCCGGTTTACAGGTATGCAGAAGACAAACGGATTCCGATTATTACCCATACTTCACCGGCAGGGGTTTACTATCGGGGCGGCGATAAAAAGCTTAAAAGCTATCTACAGGATTTTAAATTTGATGGGATCGATGTCGAAGAGATTGTTGAGGAACTCAAACGGAACAAGAGAAGGAATGGCAATGATAGACAGAAGATTTGCAGTTTTTTCGCCCATCCCGTTCAATATTTGTATTTGTTAAAGCAGTATCCTCGGCTTAAAATCGATTTTGCTCACTTTGGTGGCAATGAAGATTGGGATGATTACATAGAGAATCCTCTTTCTCATGACGATAGGAAAAAGTATGATGAAATTGTTCGAGAAATTAGAGATTTACTGAACAATGATTCTCGCACTGAGCAGGAGCAAGAAGAGCTTAAACAAAAAATAAAACAAGCTTTTGGACTGAATTGGCTATATCTGATTTTGCAGATGTTGAAGGCGTATGACAATGTTTATGCTGATATCTCTTATACCCTAAATGATGAAAAGTATTTCTCTTTTCTCAAGGTTTTACTGCAAGACCCTCAGTTAAGACCTAAAATTCTGTTTGGTTCGGATTATTACATGGTGCAAATGGCAACCTCGGAGAAAAAGTTTAGTCTGGATCTGCGGGGATACCTTGGGGAAGTTGACTATCAACAGATTGCGGAAATAAATCCCAAAGCGTTTTTTGGTGAGAGTTGA